In Gimesia benthica, a single window of DNA contains:
- a CDS encoding NUDIX hydrolase yields MKYSYEYPRAALTVDCVVFGLYEDDLQILLIQRDLPPFEGDWALPGGFVRLEETLDEAALRELSEETGLKNVYLEQLYSFGTVNRDPRERVVTVAYYALVNLSDHRVQAATDARNAAWFAVDDIPSLAFDHDQILEMAHERLRGKVRYQPIGFELLPPKFTLRQIQHLYEVILDRPLDKRNFRKKILSMGILIELDEVETDVAHRAARLYQFDRRKYKRLTKQGFHFEI; encoded by the coding sequence ATGAAATACAGCTATGAATATCCGCGGGCCGCTTTAACAGTAGACTGCGTCGTGTTTGGCCTGTATGAAGATGATCTACAGATTCTGCTCATTCAGCGGGACCTGCCCCCGTTTGAAGGGGACTGGGCACTCCCGGGTGGGTTTGTTCGGCTGGAAGAAACACTGGACGAGGCTGCCCTGCGGGAGTTGAGTGAAGAGACCGGTTTGAAAAATGTCTATCTCGAACAGCTGTATTCCTTCGGAACCGTGAACCGGGATCCTCGGGAGCGTGTCGTGACAGTAGCTTACTATGCCCTGGTGAATCTGTCAGATCACCGGGTGCAGGCGGCCACCGATGCCCGAAATGCCGCCTGGTTCGCGGTGGATGATATCCCCTCGCTGGCCTTTGACCACGACCAGATTCTGGAGATGGCTCACGAACGCCTGCGGGGCAAAGTCCGTTATCAGCCCATCGGCTTTGAACTGCTGCCTCCCAAATTTACCTTAAGGCAGATCCAGCATCTGTATGAAGTCATTCTGGATCGTCCGCTGGATAAGCGTAATTTTCGTAAAAAGATTCTCAGTATGGGAATCCTCATTGAACTGGACGAAGTCGAGACGGATGTCGCGCATCGAGCCGCGCGCCTGTACCAGTTCGACCGTCGCAAATACAAACGCCTGACTAAACAGGGTTTTCACTTCGAGATCTGA
- a CDS encoding ADP-ribosylglycohydrolase family protein → MDNYSRILGCLLGTAVGDAVGLKREGLSRKRSRRLYGGPPLSPDLFLNRGYCSDDTEHTLMVGRALVLSRGVPEDFERRLGRDLKHWLLTMPAGIGRATLRSCLKLLIGVAPQNSGVFSAGNGPAMRSALLGLCATSGAHLQELVLRSSRITHKDPRAEEGALLVARTARLSLTEPGQSPRDFLGNSVSQIQDAELKSAIENAVEHLARQSTPEEYAHDQGWSNGISGYINQTVPAALYCWAYTADDFRQSVENAVMLGGDADSVAAIVGAISGANLGVEVIPGEWKKQLAEWPRTIAWMESLAECLSQMDETADPQAPPPMHWLATIPRNLLFAAVVISLGGRRLLPPY, encoded by the coding sequence ATGGACAATTACTCTCGTATTCTAGGGTGTTTACTGGGAACCGCGGTCGGAGACGCCGTCGGACTGAAACGGGAAGGTTTATCCCGCAAACGTTCCCGACGCCTGTATGGGGGACCTCCACTTTCTCCCGATCTGTTTTTGAACAGGGGGTATTGCAGCGACGATACCGAACACACCCTGATGGTCGGACGAGCCCTGGTGCTCTCCCGGGGTGTTCCCGAAGATTTCGAACGACGACTGGGGCGGGACCTCAAGCATTGGCTGTTAACCATGCCGGCCGGGATCGGCCGGGCTACGCTTCGCTCCTGTCTGAAACTGTTAATAGGCGTTGCTCCTCAAAACAGCGGTGTCTTCAGTGCGGGGAATGGGCCGGCCATGCGTTCTGCACTGTTGGGGCTCTGTGCGACTTCCGGGGCACACCTGCAGGAACTGGTGCTGCGAAGCTCAAGAATCACTCACAAAGATCCCCGCGCCGAAGAGGGCGCACTTCTGGTTGCCCGTACGGCGCGATTGTCACTTACAGAACCGGGACAAAGCCCGCGGGATTTTCTTGGTAACAGCGTCTCACAGATTCAGGATGCAGAACTCAAGTCGGCGATTGAGAACGCAGTCGAACATCTCGCACGTCAGAGTACTCCCGAAGAGTACGCACACGACCAGGGCTGGAGCAACGGAATCTCCGGTTACATTAACCAGACTGTTCCCGCGGCGCTCTACTGCTGGGCTTATACTGCGGATGATTTTCGGCAGTCAGTTGAAAATGCCGTCATGCTGGGGGGCGATGCCGACAGTGTGGCTGCGATCGTCGGAGCCATCAGTGGAGCGAATCTGGGAGTCGAAGTGATTCCCGGCGAATGGAAAAAACAACTGGCAGAATGGCCGCGTACCATCGCATGGATGGAATCGCTGGCGGAGTGTCTGTCGCAAATGGATGAGACTGCGGATCCGCAGGCACCTCCTCCGATGCACTGGCTGGCTACGATTCCGCGGAATCTACTGTTTGCTGCCGTGGTGATCAGCCTGGGAGGCAGACGCCTGCTTCCGCCATATTGA
- the pncA gene encoding bifunctional nicotinamidase/pyrazinamidase, with product MMHALILVDLQYDFMPGGTLAVPGGDDVVEVANQWIPKFELVVATQDWHPPGHLSFASQHPHREIGEQIDLNGLEQILWPEHCIQGSPGAELHADLDQEQIDAVIPKGTDTSIDSYSGFFDNGHRQATGLGDYLNERNVSEVTIMGLATDYCVKFTVLDAVRHGLKTNLVQAGCRGVDLNEGDIQRALQEMQAAGVALI from the coding sequence ATGATGCATGCTTTAATCTTAGTCGATCTGCAATATGACTTTATGCCGGGCGGTACCCTGGCGGTCCCCGGCGGCGATGACGTCGTGGAAGTAGCCAACCAGTGGATACCGAAATTCGAACTGGTCGTTGCGACCCAGGACTGGCATCCGCCAGGTCATCTGAGTTTCGCGAGCCAGCATCCCCATCGGGAAATTGGTGAGCAGATCGATCTCAATGGGCTGGAGCAGATTCTCTGGCCCGAACACTGTATTCAGGGTTCCCCGGGAGCCGAACTGCACGCCGATTTGGATCAGGAGCAGATTGATGCGGTAATCCCGAAAGGCACCGATACCAGCATCGACAGCTACAGCGGGTTCTTCGATAACGGACATCGACAGGCGACCGGCCTGGGCGACTATTTAAACGAACGCAATGTGAGTGAAGTCACCATCATGGGGCTTGCCACCGATTACTGCGTGAAATTCACGGTCCTGGATGCAGTCAGACACGGATTGAAAACCAATCTGGTGCAGGCTGGCTGTCGGGGCGTCGATCTGAACGAGGGTGATATTCAGCGGGCCCTGCAGGAAATGCAGGCGGCAGGTGTCGCCCTGATCTGA
- a CDS encoding RNA 2'-phosphotransferase: MNEKDIKRKSKFLSLILRHQPETVGIQLDESGWVDVETLLSAIDEHGKRMSRETLEHVVHSNDKQRFSFSDDGTRIRANQGHSVKIELGYEAATPPEFLIHGTPQQFVAVIAREGLKKMKRHHVHLHGDENTALAVGQRRGKPVLLKIRSGEMSQAGFEFFVTPNQVWLTDRVPPEYIDFP; encoded by the coding sequence ATGAACGAAAAGGATATCAAAAGGAAAAGTAAATTTCTGAGCCTGATTCTCAGGCATCAGCCGGAGACCGTCGGGATCCAACTGGATGAATCGGGTTGGGTCGATGTAGAGACGTTACTCTCTGCGATCGACGAACATGGTAAAAGGATGTCGCGGGAAACACTGGAGCATGTCGTACATTCGAATGACAAACAGCGGTTCTCCTTCAGCGATGACGGCACCCGCATCCGGGCTAACCAGGGGCACTCCGTCAAAATTGAACTGGGCTACGAGGCTGCGACTCCCCCTGAGTTCCTGATTCACGGCACGCCGCAACAGTTTGTCGCAGTGATCGCCCGCGAGGGACTCAAGAAGATGAAACGCCATCACGTGCATCTGCATGGAGATGAAAATACCGCTCTGGCGGTCGGGCAGCGGCGGGGTAAACCCGTGTTACTGAAGATCCGCTCGGGAGAGATGTCTCAGGCCGGGTTTGAATTCTTTGTGACCCCGAATCAGGTCTGGTTAACCGATCGGGTTCCACCCGAGTACATCGACTTCCCCTGA